The following proteins are encoded in a genomic region of Oryza brachyantha chromosome 11, ObraRS2, whole genome shotgun sequence:
- the LOC102704389 gene encoding cathepsin B-like protease 3 has protein sequence MTTPLQHQLLLLIILVFTCASAPQATKAAKSIPDPQLTIEEGDSSRIIQDDIIKTINKHPNAGWTAAQNPYFANYTVAQFKHILGVKATPHSVLSNVLAKTYSRSLMLPKEFDARSAWSHCSTIGTILDQGHCGSCWAFGAVECLQDRFCIHFNMNISLSVNDLLSCCGFMCGDGCDGGYPIMAWRYFVQNGVVTDECDPYFDQVGCKHPGCEPAYATPVCEKKCKVQNQVWLEKKHFSVNAYRVNSDPHDIMAEIFQNGPVEVAFTVYEDFAHYKSGVYKHITGGVMGGHAVKLIGWGTTDAGEDYWLLANQWNRGWGDDGYFKIIRGKNECGIEEDVVAGMPSTKNMVRNYGSAFGTAIV, from the exons GCAACCAAAGCTGCAAAGTCAATCCCAGATCCCCAGCTCACAATTGAGGAGGGTGACAGTTCGAGAATCATCCAG GACGACATCATAAAGACAATAAACAAGCATCCCAATGCTGGCTGGACTGCTGCACAGAATCCATACTTTGCAAACTACACT GTTGCGCAATTTAAACATATCCTTGGAGTGAAGGCAACACCTCATAGCGTGTTAAGCAATGTTCTTGCCAAAACTTATTCAAGATCACTGATGCTTCCAAAGGAGTTTGATGCCAGGTCTGCATGGTCACACTGTAGCACAATTGGGACAATTCTTG ATCAG GGTCACTGTGGCTCGTGTTGGGCGTTTGGTGCTGTGGAGTGTCTCCAGGATCGTTTCTGCATTCATTTCAACATG AACATTTCGCTTTCTGTCAATGACCTACTGTCATGCTGTGGTTTTATGTGTGGTGATGGTTGTGATGGAGGCTACCCTATCATGGCATGGCGCTACTTTGTTCAAAATGGTGTTGTTACCGATGAG TGTGATCCGTACTTTGATCAGGTTGGTTGCAAACACCCAGGATGTGAACCTGCTTATGCTACGCCTGTGTGTGAGAAGAAATGCAAGGTGCAGAACCAAGTTTGGCTGGAAAAGAAGCATTTCAGTGTCAATGCATACAGGGTAAACTCTGATCCACATGACATCATGGCAGAGATCTTCCAAAATGGCCCTGTAGAAGTTGCTTTCACCGTTTATGAG GATTTCGCACACTACAAATCAGGAGTATACAAGCACATCACAGGTGGCGTGATGGGTGGTCATGCTGTCAAGTTGATTGGATGGGGAACTACTGATGCTGGCGAGGATTACTGG CTGCTTGCAAACCAGTGGAACAGAGGATGGGGAGAT GATGGGTACTTCAAGATCATAAGGGGCAAAAACGAATGTGGCATCGAAGAAGATGTTGTTGCTGGTATGCCCTCGACGAAGAACATGGTCAGGAACTATGGTAGCGCCTTCGGAACGGCCATAGTTTGA
- the LOC102705975 gene encoding protein LEAD-SENSITIVE 1-like isoform X2 yields the protein MVIHFTKAAGHEIGTGTLLDRFLFSSSLATEGPPCQKCGHLINKQQGVITSCLDCFLYGGNLYMFDYAVSAAFFLAKARGGTCTLAASDPADVVIHRVQHLLNNGFGMYSLFKNNCEDFAIYRKTGLLVETSFSVGRSGQLASLTAAFSAVASSPLRFLTTSAGGLAIVTSGMYSVGRYVSDIGVRRDVIKVPVERLVEHWSRDPAPASQQRRQECHGDGHGGCVPVSRS from the coding sequence ATGGTTATTCATTTTACAAAAGCAGCTGGACATGAAATTGGAACTGGGACGTTGTTGGACAGGTTCCTTTTCAGCTCATCTCTAGCAACGGAGGGTCCTCCCTGCCAGAAATGTGGTCACTTGATTAATAAGCAGCAGGGAGTCATAACATCATGCCTTGATTGCTTCCTATATGGGGGCAATCTGTACATGTTCGACTATGCGGTGTCCGCTGCTTTCTTCCTTGCAAAAGCACGTGGGGGAACATGCACCCTGGCTGCATCGGACCCTGCTGATGTTGTGATCCACCGTGTCCAGCACCTCCTGAATAATGGGTTTGGCATGTATAGTCTGTTCAAGAACAATTGCGAGGACTTTGCTATATACCGCAAGACAGGGCTGCTTGTGGAGACTTCTTTCAGTGTTGGGCGCAGTGGGCAGCTGGCCTCCCTGACGGCTGCGTTCAGCGCAGTGGCCTCATCGCCGCTCCGGTTCCTGACAACTAGTGCTGGTGGACTGGCGATTGTGACAAGCGGCATGTACTCTGTGGGGCGATATGTGTCAGATATTGGTGTTCGGCGCGATGTCATCAAAGTCCCTGTTGAAAGGCTAGTGGAGCACTGGTCGCGAGATCCTGCGCCTGCTTCTCAACAACGTCGACAGGAATGCCATGGAGACGGGCATGGCGGCTGCGTTCCTGTGTCGCGAAGCTAG
- the LOC102705975 gene encoding protein LEAD-SENSITIVE 1-like isoform X1, with amino-acid sequence MVGVLSNQVDRMDIAAGDHIYSWRTTYLYAHHGIYIGDAMVIHFTKAAGHEIGTGTLLDRFLFSSSLATEGPPCQKCGHLINKQQGVITSCLDCFLYGGNLYMFDYAVSAAFFLAKARGGTCTLAASDPADVVIHRVQHLLNNGFGMYSLFKNNCEDFAIYRKTGLLVETSFSVGRSGQLASLTAAFSAVASSPLRFLTTSAGGLAIVTSGMYSVGRYVSDIGVRRDVIKVPVERLVEHWSRDPAPASQQRRQECHGDGHGGCVPVSRS; translated from the exons ATGGTGGGCGTGCTCTCCAACCAGGTGGATCGGATGGACATCGCCGCCGGGGATCACATCTACTCTTGGAGAACCACCTACCTCTATGCCCACCACG GGATATACATCGGTGATGCCATGGTTATTCATTTTACAAAAGCAGCTGGACATGAAATTGGAACTGGGACGTTGTTGGACAGGTTCCTTTTCAGCTCATCTCTAGCAACGGAGGGTCCTCCCTGCCAGAAATGTGGTCACTTGATTAATAAGCAGCAGGGAGTCATAACATCATGCCTTGATTGCTTCCTATATGGGGGCAATCTGTACATGTTCGACTATGCGGTGTCCGCTGCTTTCTTCCTTGCAAAAGCACGTGGGGGAACATGCACCCTGGCTGCATCGGACCCTGCTGATGTTGTGATCCACCGTGTCCAGCACCTCCTGAATAATGGGTTTGGCATGTATAGTCTGTTCAAGAACAATTGCGAGGACTTTGCTATATACCGCAAGACAGGGCTGCTTGTGGAGACTTCTTTCAGTGTTGGGCGCAGTGGGCAGCTGGCCTCCCTGACGGCTGCGTTCAGCGCAGTGGCCTCATCGCCGCTCCGGTTCCTGACAACTAGTGCTGGTGGACTGGCGATTGTGACAAGCGGCATGTACTCTGTGGGGCGATATGTGTCAGATATTGGTGTTCGGCGCGATGTCATCAAAGTCCCTGTTGAAAGGCTAGTGGAGCACTGGTCGCGAGATCCTGCGCCTGCTTCTCAACAACGTCGACAGGAATGCCATGGAGACGGGCATGGCGGCTGCGTTCCTGTGTCGCGAAGCTAG
- the LOC102705690 gene encoding protein CHUP1, chloroplastic-like isoform X2: MKHQVLSDGDASVPTRASRAAATASARANGNSKDDMQSESESLGREVERLRRRNDELEQQLALAHRTVAQLRQQVAADENSSAPPTCIPPAPPPPSRITRPPPRLQGSSHATALVDMYKSLTTKTPNAAASGIVGELQNRSTHLLAIKADVEGKAVLINHLIAKVHQTTFADVDQVVAFVDWLDQHLSTLTDEAAVLKHFSWPERKADALREAASEYRHLNSLLTQISNSSSDTTLASCEAALTKISALQHKLEKSMSRLVNLRSSVIPSYKELRIPTDWMLDSGIASKMRLASLKLAKVYMMRALKELDRETGGEALLAQSVRFAYRAHQFAGGLDCEAMHLFEDLTHRAESVPSSP, encoded by the exons ATGAAGCATCAAGTGCTCAGCGACGGGGACGCCTCTGTGCCAACGAGGGCCTCCAGAGCAGCAGCCACAGCGTCTGCGAGGGCGAACGGCAACAGCAAGGATGACATGCAATCAGAATCGGAGTCCCTCGGGCGGGAGGTGGagaggctgcggcggcgcaacGACGAGCTGGAGCAGCAGCTCGCCCTCGCGCACCGCACTGTCGCTCAGCTCCGGCAGCAGGTAGCAGCAGACGAGAATTCCTCAGCGCCTCCCACATGTATtcctccagcgccgcctcctcctagCCGAATTACCCGACCACCTCCAAGGCTGCAAGGATCTTCCCATGCCACGGCGCTGGTCGACATGTACAAATCCCTCACCACCAAGACACCAAATGCTGCTGCCTCTGGCATTGTTGGCGAGCTGCAGAACCGCTCCACGCACTTGCTAGCG ATCAAAGCAGACGTGGAAGGAAAAGCAGTGTTGATCAACCATCTCATCGCAAAAGTCCACCAAACTACATTCGCCGATGTGGATCAAGTGGTCGCCTTTGTGGATTGGCTGGACCAACACCTATCAACCCTG ACTGACGAGGCAGCTGTCCTGAAGCACTTCAGCTGGCCGGAGAGAAAAGCCGATGCACTGCGAGAGGCAGCCTCCGAATACCGCCATCTCAACTCTCTTCTCACACAGATCTCTAACTCCTCCAGTGACACCACCCTTGCTTCCTGTGAGGCTGCTCTCACCAAGATATCAGCCTTGCAACACAA GTTGGAGAAGAGCATGAGCAGATTGGTGAATCTGAGGAGCTCGGTGATACCATCCTACAAAGAGTTGAGGATACCCACTGACTGGATGCTTGATTCAGGGATTGCTTCCAAG ATGAGGTTGGCCTCACTCAAGCTTGCAAAGGTGTACATGATGAGAGCCCTCAAGGAACTGGACAGGGAAACAGGGGGTGAGGCTCTGCTTGCTCAAAGTGTGCGCTTCGCCTACAGGGCTCACCAG TTTGCTGGTGGACTTGATTGCGAAGCTATGCATCTTTTTGAAGATCTGACACATCGGGCTGAGTCAGTCCCCTCTTCTCCCTGA
- the LOC102705690 gene encoding protein CHUP1, chloroplastic-like isoform X1, which yields MQKMKHQVLSDGDASVPTRASRAAATASARANGNSKDDMQSESESLGREVERLRRRNDELEQQLALAHRTVAQLRQQVAADENSSAPPTCIPPAPPPPSRITRPPPRLQGSSHATALVDMYKSLTTKTPNAAASGIVGELQNRSTHLLAIKADVEGKAVLINHLIAKVHQTTFADVDQVVAFVDWLDQHLSTLTDEAAVLKHFSWPERKADALREAASEYRHLNSLLTQISNSSSDTTLASCEAALTKISALQHKLEKSMSRLVNLRSSVIPSYKELRIPTDWMLDSGIASKMRLASLKLAKVYMMRALKELDRETGGEALLAQSVRFAYRAHQFAGGLDCEAMHLFEDLTHRAESVPSSP from the exons ATGCAGAAGATGAAGCATCAAGTGCTCAGCGACGGGGACGCCTCTGTGCCAACGAGGGCCTCCAGAGCAGCAGCCACAGCGTCTGCGAGGGCGAACGGCAACAGCAAGGATGACATGCAATCAGAATCGGAGTCCCTCGGGCGGGAGGTGGagaggctgcggcggcgcaacGACGAGCTGGAGCAGCAGCTCGCCCTCGCGCACCGCACTGTCGCTCAGCTCCGGCAGCAGGTAGCAGCAGACGAGAATTCCTCAGCGCCTCCCACATGTATtcctccagcgccgcctcctcctagCCGAATTACCCGACCACCTCCAAGGCTGCAAGGATCTTCCCATGCCACGGCGCTGGTCGACATGTACAAATCCCTCACCACCAAGACACCAAATGCTGCTGCCTCTGGCATTGTTGGCGAGCTGCAGAACCGCTCCACGCACTTGCTAGCG ATCAAAGCAGACGTGGAAGGAAAAGCAGTGTTGATCAACCATCTCATCGCAAAAGTCCACCAAACTACATTCGCCGATGTGGATCAAGTGGTCGCCTTTGTGGATTGGCTGGACCAACACCTATCAACCCTG ACTGACGAGGCAGCTGTCCTGAAGCACTTCAGCTGGCCGGAGAGAAAAGCCGATGCACTGCGAGAGGCAGCCTCCGAATACCGCCATCTCAACTCTCTTCTCACACAGATCTCTAACTCCTCCAGTGACACCACCCTTGCTTCCTGTGAGGCTGCTCTCACCAAGATATCAGCCTTGCAACACAA GTTGGAGAAGAGCATGAGCAGATTGGTGAATCTGAGGAGCTCGGTGATACCATCCTACAAAGAGTTGAGGATACCCACTGACTGGATGCTTGATTCAGGGATTGCTTCCAAG ATGAGGTTGGCCTCACTCAAGCTTGCAAAGGTGTACATGATGAGAGCCCTCAAGGAACTGGACAGGGAAACAGGGGGTGAGGCTCTGCTTGCTCAAAGTGTGCGCTTCGCCTACAGGGCTCACCAG TTTGCTGGTGGACTTGATTGCGAAGCTATGCATCTTTTTGAAGATCTGACACATCGGGCTGAGTCAGTCCCCTCTTCTCCCTGA
- the LOC107305508 gene encoding G8 domain-containing protein DDB_G0286311-like — protein MARRWAPFLLVVLLSCALPCCSGKQTVHDDLNPAQPVMPITVPSTNSTPIIISVPSTNPTITIPSLNPLPTPITAPSMVNPSISPAPVTYPLPTPSTSAPTASIIIPVTSPSTVPTSPPATNPTTNPIVPAFSMSPPGPTTVPVVSGQQVWCVAKAGSAQPALQNALDYACGIGGADCSAIQPSGSCYYPNTLDAHASYAFNSYYRRSPAPSSCDFGGAALLVNVNPSSESCVLASSMLLPSSSVAGYNPALTTPTTSSTSPTTPTTLSGSGSSVLNPGGSGSSSSGFGSDIADTSNCWRTISPNWWSLAASFSVIAFAYIKGIVLETE, from the exons ATGGCCAGAAGATGGGCTCCTTTCCTCCTCGTTGTCCTCCTCTCTTGTGCGCTTCCCTGCTGCTCAG GCAAACAAACCGTCCATGACGACTTGAATCCAGCTCAACCAGTGATGCCAATCACAGTCCCCTCTACAAACTCAACACCAATAATCATCAGTGTTCCTTCCACAAATCCTACCATCACAATTCCTTCCTTGAACCCTCTGCCTACACCCATCACTGCCCCCTCAATGGTGAATCCTTCCATCTCACCTGCGCCTGTGACATACCCACTGCCAACTCCTTCAACCTCCGCGCCAACTGCATCAATCATCATTCCTGTCACCTCCCCTTCAACAGTTCCTACTTCCCCACCAGCGACCAACCCAACAACAAACCCGATTGTGCCTGCTTTCAGCATGTCACCTCCCGGTCCGACTACAGTTCCAGTTGTTTCAGGGCAGCAAGTATGGTGTGTGGCCAAGGCTGGCTCAGCACAACCTGCACTTCAGAATGCACTGGACTATGCATGTGGTATTGGAGGAGCAGATTGCTCAGCAATACAACCATCAGGCAGTTGTTATTATCCAAATACCTTGGATGCGCATGCATCTTATGCTTTCAACAGCTATTACCGGAGGAGCCCTGCACCCTCCAGCTGTGACTTTGGGGGGGCAGCGTTGCTTGTCAATGTTAATCCTA GCTCAGAAAGCTGTGTTTTGGCATCATCAATGTTGTTACCATCAAG CTCCGTAGCTGGGTATAATCCTGCTTTGACGACTCCTACTACATCATCCACTAGTCCTACCACTCCTACTACGCTGTCTGGTTCAGGTTCATCAGTTCTAAACCCGGGTGGCTCAGGTTCTTCCAGTTCTGGGTTTGGGTCAGATATTGCAGACACTAGCAACTGTTGGCGCACAATCTCTCCCAATTGGTGGTCATTGGCTGCTTCGTTCTCAGTGATTGCATTTGCATACATCAAAGGAATAGTTTTGGAAACAGAGTAG
- the LOC102703548 gene encoding ABC transporter G family member 41, whose translation MMNQEVEMEEKQHQLQEFEEEEEEEAEAVIVAEKAASVRALSSSFRAAATRSLSSSLRWDGGGDDGAGEEEAELRWAAIERLPTFDRLWTSVQSSEAVDVRRLGAAERRVLVERLIADIQRDNLRLLRKQRRRMERVGVRQPTVEVRWRNVRVEADCHVVSGKPLPTLLNTVLSVQQLLTTALGFSRRHAARIPILNDVTGILKPSRLTLLLGPPGCGKTTLLLALAGKLNKNLKVTGEVEYNGVNLNTFVPDKTSAYISQYDLHIPEMTVRETLDFSARFQGVGTRAEIMKEVIKREKEAGITPDPDIDTYMKAISVEGLERSMQTDYIMKIMGLDICADIIVGDVMRRGISGGEKKRLTTGEMIVGPSRALFMDEISTGLDSSTTFQIVSCLQQLCHISESTILVSLLQPAPETYELFDDIILMAEGKIVYHGSKNCIMNFFESCGFKCPQRKGAADFLQEVLSKKDQRQYWNRSEDTYNFVTVDHFCEKFRASQDAQNLATEISKPHDTSEGRKNDLSFNVYSLSKWDLLKACFAREILLMRRNAFIYITKSVQLGLLAIITGTVFLRTHMGVDRAHADYYMGSIFYALLLILVNGFPELAMAVSRLPVFYKQRGYYFYPAWAYAIPAFILKIPISLVESIAWTSISYYLIGYTPEASRFFRQLFILFLVHTGALSLFRCVASYFQTMVAGTVGGTMSFLVILLFGGFIIPRSYMPTWLKWGFWISPLSYAEIGLTGNEFLAPRWLRNSVNNVTLGRRILMDRGLDFSSYFYWISVGALIGFVLLFNVGFTIGLTVKKAAGTSRAIISRDKLATINESRKDMSKDMDKRMPKLQAGNTLAPNQTGRMVLPFTPLTISFQNVNYYVDTPAEMREQGYMERKLQLLHNITGAFQPGILSALMGVTGAGKTTLLDVLAGRKTGGFIDGDIRVGGYPKIQQTFARISGYCEQTDIHSPQITVGESVAYSAWLRLPTEIDSKTRKEFVNEVLHTIELDEIRDALVGLPGVSGLSTEQRKRLTIAVELVSNPSIIFMDEPTSGLDARAAAIVMRAVKNVAQTGRTVVCTIHQPSIEIFEAFDELMLMKRGGELIYAGPLGHHSCNLIQYFQAIPGVPKIKDNYNPSTWMLEVTCASMEARLGVDFSKVYKESSMCKDKDTLVKWLSKPTPGMTDIHFPTRFPQKFGEQLKACLWKQCLSYWRSPSYNLVRIIFMAVSCIIFGALFWQKGDINNINNQQGIFTIMGCMYATTVFAGINNCQLVMPFISIERSVVYREMFAGMYSPWAYSLAQVAMEIPYVMVQIVLFMSISYPMIGYAWTPTKFFWFIYTMVCTLLYFLYLGMMIVSLTPNIQVASIMASMFYTLQNLMSGFIVPAPQIPRWWIWLYYASPLSWTLNVFFTTQFGDEDQEIFVFGQTKTVATFLSDYFSFHRDLLPLSAIMLAMFPTLFAILFSLSISKLNFQK comes from the exons ATGATGAACCAAGAGGTGGAGATGGAGGAGAAGCAGCACCAGCTTCAAGAatttgaagaagaagaagaagaagaagcagaagcagtAATAGTAGCGGAGAAGGCGGCGTCAGTGCGTGCGCTGTCATCATCGTTTCGGGCTGCGGCAACCAGGAGCCTGTCGTCTTCGTTGCGCTGGGACGGTGGCGGGGACGACGGTgccggagaggaggaagcTGAGCTGAGATGGGCGGCCATCGAGAGGCTGCCCACCTTCGACAGGCTGTGGACGTCGGTGCAGTCGTCGGAGGCGGTGGACGTGCGGCGGCTgggggcggcggagcggagggtGCTGGTGGAGAGACTGATCGCGGACATCCAGCGGGACAACCTCCGGCTGCTCCGGAAGCAGCGGCGGAGGATGGAGAGGGTGGGCGTGCGGCAGCCGACGGTGGAGGTGCGGTGGCGCAACGTGCGCGTGGAGGCGGACTGCCACGTGGTTTCAGGCAAGCCGCTCCCCACGCTCCTCAACACCGTGCTCTCCGTGCAGCAGCTGCTCACCACCGCGCTGGGATTCAGCCGCCGCCACGCAGCAAGGATCCCCATTCTCAACGACGTCACCGGCATCCTCAAGCCTTCCAG GCTGACCCTCCTCCTTGGGCCCCCCGGCTGCGGCAAAACCACCCTCTTGCTCGCACTCGCAGGAAAGCTCAACAAAAATCTCAAG GTAACCGGCGAAGTTGAGTACAATGGTGTGAACCTCAACACCTTTGTTCCAGATAAGACATCGGCTTACATTTCACAATATGATCTTCATATCCCCGAGATGACCGTTAGAGAGACGCTCGACTTCTCCGCGAGGTTTCAAGGCGTTGGCACCAGAGCAG AAATCATGAAGGAGGTCATTAAGAGGGAGAAGGAGGCTGGGATTACCCCCGACCCTGACATAGATACATACATGAAG GCAATATCTGTGGAAGGCTTAGAAAGGAGCATGCAGACAGATTATATCATGAAG ATTATGGGGCTTGACATTTGCGCTGACATTATAGTGGGAGATGTCATGAGAAGAGGCATTTCAGGTGGTGAGAAGAAGAGGCTAACCACAG GGGAGATGATAGTTGGACCTTCAAGAGCGCTTTTCATGGATGAAATATCAACTGGGCTGGACAGCTCTACTACCTTCCAAATTGTTTCTTGCCTCCAGCAGCTATGTCATATCTCTGAGTCTACCATACTGGTCTCACTTCTTCAACCAGCACCAGAAACTTACGAACTTTTTGATGATATTATCTTGATGGCTGAAGGAAAAATTGTATACCATGGATCAAAGAATTgtattatgaatttttttgaatcaTGTGGGTTCAAGTGCCCACAAAGAAAAGGAGCTGCTGATTTTCTTCAGGAG GTTTTGTCTAAGAAAGACCAACGACAATACTGGAATCGTAGTGAGGACACATACAACTTTGTTACAGTTGACCACTTCTGTGAGAAGTTTAGAGCATCTCAGGATGCTCAAAATCTTGCTACAGAGATTTCAAAGCCTCATGACACATCAGAGGGACGCAAGAATGATTTATCCTTCAATGTATACTCGCTTTCGAAGTGGGATCTACTCAAGGCATGTTTTGCAAGAGAAATCCTTCTGATGAGACGGAATGCCTTCATCTACATAACAAAAAGTGTTCAG CTTGGACTACTTGCCATTATTACCGGAACAGTATTTCTACGCACACATATGGGGGTCGATAGAGCACATGCGGACTATTACATGGGTTCTATTTTCTATGCACTCCTCCTCATTTTAGTGAACGGTTTCCCTGAATTGGCCATGGCAGTTAGTAGACTTCCAGTCTTTTACAAACAAAGAGGCTACTATTTCTATCCTGCATGGGCATATGCAATACCAGCTTTTATCCTAAAGATTCCAATTTCTTTAGTTGAATCAATAGCTTGGACATCAATATCGTACTACCTCATTGGCTATACTCCAGAAGCATCCAG GTTTTTCCGACAACTCTTTATCCTATTCCTCGTCCACACTGGAGCATTATCATTGTTCCGATGTGTTGCATCATACTTCCAAACGATGGTGGCTGGTACAGTCGGTGGTACGATGTCATTTCTAGTCATCCTTCTATTTGGGGGCTTTATAATTCCTCGGT CATATATGCCAACCTGGCTAAAATGGGGGTTTTGGATCTCTCCGTTGTCATATGCTGAGATTGGCTTAACTGGAAATGAGTTTTTAGCACCAAGGTGGTTAAGG AACTCGGTGAACAATGTAACACTTGGAAGGAGGATACTAATGGACCGAGGGCTTGACTTCTCAAGCTATTTCTACTGGATATCGGTTGGAGCATTGATTgggtttgttttgttgtttaatGTAGGTTTCACCATCGGCTTGACCGTTAAAAAAG CTGCAGGAACTTCTCGAGCAATTATATCCCGTGATAAGCTTGCCACAATTAATGAAAGTCGCAAAGATATGTCTAAGGACATGGACAAGAGGATGCCTAAATTACAAGCAGGAAATACTTTAGCACCTAACCAGACTG GGAGGATGGTTTTACCTTTCACACCATTGACGATATCATTTCAAAACGTGAACTACTATGTAGACACCCCTGCG GAAATGAGGGAGCAAGGTTACATGGAGCGAAAGCTACAATTACTCCATAACATCACAGGAGCCTTCCAGCCAGGGATTCTATCAGCACTTATGGGAGTTACTGGAGCAGGAAAAACAACCCTCCTTGATGTTCTTGCTGGAAGGAAAACAGGTGGCTTTATTGATGGAGATATAAGAGTAGGAGGTTATCCTAAAATTCAGCAAACTTTTGCTAGGATATCAGGCTATTGTGAACAAACTGATATCCATTCTCCGCAAATCACAGTGGGGGAGTCTGTTGCATATTCTGCTTGGTTGCGCCTTCCAACAGAAATTGATTCAAAAACAAGGAAA GAATTTGTCAACGAGGTTCTTCACACAATTGAGTTAGATGAAATTAGAGATGCTTTAGTAGGATTACCAGGAGTAAGTGGACTATCTACAGAGCAAAGGAAAAGACTCACTATTGCAGTTGAACTTGTGTCCAACCCTTCAATAATATTCATGGATGAGCCGACATCAGGCTTGGATGCACGAGCAGCTGCTATTGTCATGCGTGCTGTGAAGAATGTCGCACAAACAGGCCGAACAGTTGTCTGTACTATTCACCAACCAAGTATAGAAATATTTGAGGCCTTCGATGAG TTGATGCTAATGAAAAGGGGCGGAGAGTTGATCTATGCTGGGCCACTTGGGCACCATTCATGTAATTTAATCCAATATTTCCAG GCAATACCCGGGGTACCCAAGATCAAGGATAACTACAATCCATCAACTTGGATGCTAGAAGTTACTTGTGCATCTATGGAAGCTCGACTAGGAGTAGATTTCTCAAAAGTTTATAAGGAGTCATCCATGTGCAA GGACAAGGATACCCTAGTGAAGTGGTTGAGCAAACCAACTCCAGGCATGACTGATATCCATTTCCCAACACGGTTTCCACAAAAATTTGGGGAGCAACTAAAAGCTTGTCTTTGGAAGCAATGTTTATCTTATTGGAGGAGCCCTTCCTACAACTTGGTGCGGATTATATTCATGGCAGTGTCCTGCATCATCTTTGGTGCATTGTTTTGGCAGAAGGGTGACATCAACAACAT AAATAACCAACAAGGTATATTCACTATAATGGGGTGTATGTATGCAACCACTGTCTTTGCTGGCATCAATAATTGTCAATTGGTGATGCCCTTCATCTCCATTGAGCGTTCTGTTGTATATAGGGAGATGTTTGCTGGAATGTACTCCCCTTGGGCATACTCCTTAGCACAG GTTGCCATGGAGATCCCCTATGTGATGGTGCagatagtattatttatgtccATATCTTACCCGATGATAGGGTATGCATGGACACCAACCAAGttcttttggtttatatacACCATGGTTTGCACACTGCTATACTTCCTTTACCTAGGAATGATGATAGTGTCACTCACCCCTAATATCCAAGTGGCGTCAATAATGGCATCCATGTTCTACACCTTGCAAAACCTCATGTCTGGCTTCATTGTGCCTGCACCA CAAATACCAAGATGGTGGATATGGTTGTACTACGCTTCCCCCTTGTCATGGACGCTCAACGTTTTTTTCACCACACAATTCGGAGATGAGGATCAGGAGATTTTCGTATTTGGACAGACCAAAACTGTTGCAACCTTCCTCAGTGACTACTTTAGTTTCCATCGTGACCTACTACCACTATCGGCCATTATGTTGGCCATGTTCCCTACTCTTTTCGCCATCCTTTTTAGTCTCAGCATCTCCAAACTGAACTTCCAAAAGTGA
- the LOC102705402 gene encoding autophagy-related protein 8D-like produces the protein MKPFKKEFPLGYLIDSYSFSSKSIRSNRLIDFQVKSISLCPNERAKESAAMIASYPERIPVIVERFSSSLPELEKRNYLIPCGMPIGQFIFVLRSRLHLSPGTALLVFVSNTLPQTAELMGSVYESFKDEGDGFL, from the exons ATGAAGCCCTTCAAGAAAGAGTTCCCCTTGGGTTACTTAATTGATTCATACTCCTTTTCTTCTAAATCTATCCGTAGTAACCGACTGATTGATTTTCAAGTTAAATCAATTTCTTTATGTCCAAACGAGAGGGCCAAAGAATCGGCCGCCATGATCGCCTCCTACCCCGAAAGGATCCCC GTTATTGTTGAGAGGTTTTCAAGTAGTCTTCCAGAATTAGAGAAGCGCAA TTACCTAATTCCATGTGGCATGCCAATTGGACAATTTATTTTCGTACTTCGTTCAAGGTTGCATTTGTCTCCAGGAACAGCATTGCTTGTGTTTGTCAGCAACACGTTGCCCCAGACTG CTGAGCTGATGGGCAGCGTGTACGAGTCCTTCAAAGATGAGGGCGATGGTTTCCTCTAG